The proteins below are encoded in one region of Corvus hawaiiensis isolate bCorHaw1 chromosome 3, bCorHaw1.pri.cur, whole genome shotgun sequence:
- the ACBD3 gene encoding Golgi resident protein GCP60, producing the protein MAAVLSSDRLEVSVDGLTLSPNAEVPPCEARPAQGEPAAGRGRAGPGSPGAAEAGGEAAEEAALSLERCWGFALEELYGLALRFFKEKDGKAFHPTYEEKLKLVALHKQVLLGPYNPDTCPEVGFFDVLGNDRRKEWAALGNMSKQKAMTEFVKLLHRCCHLFSTYVTSHKIEKEEQEKKRREEEERRRREEEERERLQKEEEKRRREEEERLRREEEERRRIEEERLRMEQQKQQIMAALNSQTAVQFQQYAAQQYPGNYEQQQILIRQLQEQHYQQYMQQLYQVQLAQQQAALQKQQDAVVAATGTPLTTASKVNSPAPGDTPSINGQASAHADSPEKELDPEALEEALENGPKDSVPVIAAPSMWTRPQIKDFKEKIRQDADSVITVGRGEVVTVRVPTHEEGSYLFWEFATDNYDIGFGVYFEWTDSPNTAVSVHVSESSDDEEEEEENTSSEEKAKKNANKPQLDEIVPVYRRDCHEEVYAGSHQYPGRGVYLLKFDNSYSLWRSKTVYYRVYYTR; encoded by the exons ATGGCGGCGGTGCTGAGCTCGGACCGGCTCGAGGTTTCGGTGGACGGGCTGACGCTGAGCCCCAACGCCGAGGTGCCGCCCTGCGAAGCGCGGCCGGCGCAGGGCGagccggcggcggggcggggccgagcgggCCCCGGCTCCCCGGGCGCGGCGGAGGCCGGCGGCGAGGCGGCGGAGGAGGCTGCGCTGAGCCTGGAGCGGTGCTGGGGCTTCGCGCTGGAGGAGCTCTATGGGCTGGCGCTGCGCTTCTTCAAAG aaaaagaTGGCAAAGCCTTTCATCCAACATATGAAGAAAAGCTCAAACTTGTGGCACTGCACAAGCAGGTTCTGCTGGGACCTTACAACCCTGACACTTGCCCTGAAGTTGGATTCTTTGATGTGCTGGGCAATGATAGAAG GAAGGAATGGGCTGCCCTTGGAAACATGTCAAAGCAAAAAGCTATGACAGAATTTGTCAAGCTCCTGCATAGGTGCTGCCACTTGTTCTCGACATATGTCACTTCCCACAAGATAGAGAAAGaagagcaagaaaagaaaag aagagaagaggaagagcgaAGGCGGCGTGaagaggaggagcgggagcggttacaaaaggaagaagaaaaacgGAGGcgagaagaagaggaaagactgagaagggaagaagaggagaggaggagaataGAGGAGGAACGACTTCGGATGGAACAGCAGAA GCAGCAGATCATGGCAGCGCTGAACTCGCAGACGGCCGTGCAGTTCCAGCAGTACGCGGCCCAGCAGTATCCCGGCAACTACGAGCAGCAGCAGATCCTCATccggcagctccaggagcagcactaCCAGCAGTACATGCAGCAGCTCTACCAGgtccagctggcacagcagcag GCAGCCTtacagaagcagcaggatgcagTGGTGGCAGCGACAGGGACACCCCTGACTACTGCATCGAAGGTGaacagccctgccccaggggaCACCCCATCCATTAATGGGCAGGCCAGTGCACATGCAGACAGCCCTGAAAAAGAGTTGGATCCAGAGGCTTTGGAAGAAGCACTGGAGAATGGACCAAAAG ACTCTGTCCCAGTGATCGCTGCCCCGTCCATGTGGACACGACCCCAGATAAAAGACTTCAAGGAAAAAATCCGTCAGGATGCAGACTCTGTGATCACCGTGGGCCGAGGGGAAGTGGTTACAGTCAGAGTACCAACTCATGAAGAGGGGTCTTACCTCTTTTGGGAGTTTGCTACAGACAATTATGACATTGGTTTTGGGGTGTATTTTGAATGGACAGACTCCCCTAATACTGCAGTCAGTGTGCATGTCAGCGAGTCCAGTgatgatgaggaggaagaggaag aaAATACTAGCAgtgaagaaaaagccaaaaagaaTGCCAACAAGCCTCAGCTAGATGAAATAGTGCCTGTGTACAGACGAGACTGTCACGAAGAAGTGTATGCTGGCAGCCACCAGTACCCAGGGAGAGGAGTTTATCTTCTTAAATTTGACAACTCCTACTCTCTATGGAGGTCAAAAACAGTTTACTACAGAGTTTATTATACTAGATAA